One stretch of Monomorium pharaonis isolate MP-MQ-018 chromosome 10, ASM1337386v2, whole genome shotgun sequence DNA includes these proteins:
- the LOC105840594 gene encoding TBC1 domain family member 13 isoform X4 gives MSILRKRLSEFDDVLDADEINTASLSKICFHGIPDEPGGLRPLCWKLLLNYLPPTKSSWLETLKRKRELYNTFIEDLIVMPGGSNTDDKERVDVTLHDHPLNLNPDSKWQTYFKDNEVLLQIDKDVRRLCPDISFFQQGTDYPCEKIVNANGQQRLHHRVQHTVLKSANVERKGLGVTKQQIAVSVRKASEDYAPLDEGGEAHWEVLERILFLYAKLNPGQGYVQGMNEIVGPIYHAFACDPDPTWRKHAEADTFFCFTNLMAEIRDFFIKTLDEAEFGINSMMSKLTNQVRANDPDVWLRLHQQELCPQYYSFRWLTLLLSQEFPLPDVMRIWDSLFADENRFSFLIHICCAMILLVRDQLLAGDFATNVKLLQNFPSMDIQIVLSKAAALAGKTF, from the exons ATGAGCATTCTGCGAAAGAG ATTGAGCGAGTTCGATGACGTTCTCGACGCGGACGAAATTAACACGGCCAGCCTCAGTAAAATATGTTTCCACG gtataCCCGATGAGCCCGGTGGCCTGAGACCTCTGTGCTGGAAGCTATTGTTGAACTATTTACCACCGACAAAGTCTAGTTGGTTAGAGACTCTAAAGCGCAAAAGGGAATTGTACAATACCTTCATTG AGGATCTCATTGTTATGCCTGGAGGATCGAATACTGATGATAAAGAAAGAGTCGATGTGACGTTACACGATCATCCTCTTAATTTAAATCCAGACAGCAAGTGGCAGACATACTTTAAGGATAATGAAGTTCTACTTCAAATTGATAAAGATGTTAG ACGACTGTGTCCAGACATATCATTTTTTCAACAAGGCACTGATTATCCATGTGAAAAGATAGTGAATGCTAATGGCCAACAGCGTTTGCATCACAGAGTTCAACACACAGTACTGAAAAGTGCCAATGTCGAAAGAAAAGGCTTAGGAGTGACCAAG CAGCAG ATAGCAGTTTCTGTCAGAAAGGCTTCAGAGGATTATGCACCATTGGACGAAGGTGGAGAAGCACATTGGGAGGTTTTAGAAAGAATACTCTTTTTGTATGCTAAGTTGAATCCCGGCCAGGGTTATGTGCAGGGAATGAACGAAATAGTCGGACCTATATATCATGCATTTGCTTGCGATCCGGATCCCACATGGAGAA AACACGCTGAGGCGGAcacttttttctgttttactAATCTGATGGCCGAGATACGTGATTTCTTTATAAAGACGTTGGATGAAGCTGAATTTGGAATTAATTCGATGATGAgcaaattgaccaatcaagTTCGAGCCAATGATCCTGATGTTTGGTTGCGTCTACATCAACAAGAGCTGTGTCCGCAATATTATAGCTTTAG ATGGTTGACTCTCCTTCTTTCGCAAGAGTTTCCCTTGCCAGATGTTATGAGAATATGGGATTCCTTGTTTGCCGATGAAAACAGATTCAGTTTCCTTATACATATCTGCTGTGCCATGATCCT attagtGAGGGATCAGTTATTGGCCGGCGATTTTGCTACAAATGTTAAACTTTTACAG AATTTTCCTTCAATGGACATCCAGATTGTGCTCTCTAAGGCTGCTGCTTTGGCAggcaaaactttttaa
- the LOC105840594 gene encoding TBC1 domain family member 13 isoform X6, with product MSILRKRLSEFDDVLDADEINTASLSKICFHGIPDEPGGLRPLCWKLLLNYLPPTKSSWLETLKRKRELYNTFIEDLIVMPGGSNTDDKERVDVTLHDHPLNLNPDSKWQTYFKDNEVLLQIDKDVRRLCPDISFFQQGTDYPCEKIVNANGQQRLHHRVQHTVLKSANVERKGLGVTKIAVSVRKASEDYAPLDEGGEAHWEVLERILFLYAKLNPGQGYVQGMNEIVGPIYHAFACDPDPTWRKHAEADTFFCFTNLMAEIRDFFIKTLDEAEFGINSMMSKLTNQVRANDPDVWLRLHQQELCPQYYSFRWLTLLLSQEFPLPDVMRIWDSLFADENRFSFLIHICCAMILLVRDQLLAGDFATNVKLLQNFPSMDIQIVLSKAAALAGKTF from the exons ATGAGCATTCTGCGAAAGAG ATTGAGCGAGTTCGATGACGTTCTCGACGCGGACGAAATTAACACGGCCAGCCTCAGTAAAATATGTTTCCACG gtataCCCGATGAGCCCGGTGGCCTGAGACCTCTGTGCTGGAAGCTATTGTTGAACTATTTACCACCGACAAAGTCTAGTTGGTTAGAGACTCTAAAGCGCAAAAGGGAATTGTACAATACCTTCATTG AGGATCTCATTGTTATGCCTGGAGGATCGAATACTGATGATAAAGAAAGAGTCGATGTGACGTTACACGATCATCCTCTTAATTTAAATCCAGACAGCAAGTGGCAGACATACTTTAAGGATAATGAAGTTCTACTTCAAATTGATAAAGATGTTAG ACGACTGTGTCCAGACATATCATTTTTTCAACAAGGCACTGATTATCCATGTGAAAAGATAGTGAATGCTAATGGCCAACAGCGTTTGCATCACAGAGTTCAACACACAGTACTGAAAAGTGCCAATGTCGAAAGAAAAGGCTTAGGAGTGACCAAG ATAGCAGTTTCTGTCAGAAAGGCTTCAGAGGATTATGCACCATTGGACGAAGGTGGAGAAGCACATTGGGAGGTTTTAGAAAGAATACTCTTTTTGTATGCTAAGTTGAATCCCGGCCAGGGTTATGTGCAGGGAATGAACGAAATAGTCGGACCTATATATCATGCATTTGCTTGCGATCCGGATCCCACATGGAGAA AACACGCTGAGGCGGAcacttttttctgttttactAATCTGATGGCCGAGATACGTGATTTCTTTATAAAGACGTTGGATGAAGCTGAATTTGGAATTAATTCGATGATGAgcaaattgaccaatcaagTTCGAGCCAATGATCCTGATGTTTGGTTGCGTCTACATCAACAAGAGCTGTGTCCGCAATATTATAGCTTTAG ATGGTTGACTCTCCTTCTTTCGCAAGAGTTTCCCTTGCCAGATGTTATGAGAATATGGGATTCCTTGTTTGCCGATGAAAACAGATTCAGTTTCCTTATACATATCTGCTGTGCCATGATCCT attagtGAGGGATCAGTTATTGGCCGGCGATTTTGCTACAAATGTTAAACTTTTACAG AATTTTCCTTCAATGGACATCCAGATTGTGCTCTCTAAGGCTGCTGCTTTGGCAggcaaaactttttaa
- the LOC105840594 gene encoding TBC1 domain family member 13 isoform X5, whose protein sequence is MSILRKRLSEFDDVLDADEINTASLSKICFHGIPDEPGGLRPLCWKLLLNYLPPTKSSWLETLKRKRELYNTFIEDLIVMPGGSNTDDKERVDVTLHDHPLNLNPDSKWQTYFKDNEVLLQIDKDVRRLCPDISFFQQGTDYPCEKIVNANGQQRLHHRVQHTVLKSANVERKGLGVTKQIAVSVRKASEDYAPLDEGGEAHWEVLERILFLYAKLNPGQGYVQGMNEIVGPIYHAFACDPDPTWRKHAEADTFFCFTNLMAEIRDFFIKTLDEAEFGINSMMSKLTNQVRANDPDVWLRLHQQELCPQYYSFRWLTLLLSQEFPLPDVMRIWDSLFADENRFSFLIHICCAMILLVRDQLLAGDFATNVKLLQNFPSMDIQIVLSKAAALAGKTF, encoded by the exons ATGAGCATTCTGCGAAAGAG ATTGAGCGAGTTCGATGACGTTCTCGACGCGGACGAAATTAACACGGCCAGCCTCAGTAAAATATGTTTCCACG gtataCCCGATGAGCCCGGTGGCCTGAGACCTCTGTGCTGGAAGCTATTGTTGAACTATTTACCACCGACAAAGTCTAGTTGGTTAGAGACTCTAAAGCGCAAAAGGGAATTGTACAATACCTTCATTG AGGATCTCATTGTTATGCCTGGAGGATCGAATACTGATGATAAAGAAAGAGTCGATGTGACGTTACACGATCATCCTCTTAATTTAAATCCAGACAGCAAGTGGCAGACATACTTTAAGGATAATGAAGTTCTACTTCAAATTGATAAAGATGTTAG ACGACTGTGTCCAGACATATCATTTTTTCAACAAGGCACTGATTATCCATGTGAAAAGATAGTGAATGCTAATGGCCAACAGCGTTTGCATCACAGAGTTCAACACACAGTACTGAAAAGTGCCAATGTCGAAAGAAAAGGCTTAGGAGTGACCAAG CAG ATAGCAGTTTCTGTCAGAAAGGCTTCAGAGGATTATGCACCATTGGACGAAGGTGGAGAAGCACATTGGGAGGTTTTAGAAAGAATACTCTTTTTGTATGCTAAGTTGAATCCCGGCCAGGGTTATGTGCAGGGAATGAACGAAATAGTCGGACCTATATATCATGCATTTGCTTGCGATCCGGATCCCACATGGAGAA AACACGCTGAGGCGGAcacttttttctgttttactAATCTGATGGCCGAGATACGTGATTTCTTTATAAAGACGTTGGATGAAGCTGAATTTGGAATTAATTCGATGATGAgcaaattgaccaatcaagTTCGAGCCAATGATCCTGATGTTTGGTTGCGTCTACATCAACAAGAGCTGTGTCCGCAATATTATAGCTTTAG ATGGTTGACTCTCCTTCTTTCGCAAGAGTTTCCCTTGCCAGATGTTATGAGAATATGGGATTCCTTGTTTGCCGATGAAAACAGATTCAGTTTCCTTATACATATCTGCTGTGCCATGATCCT attagtGAGGGATCAGTTATTGGCCGGCGATTTTGCTACAAATGTTAAACTTTTACAG AATTTTCCTTCAATGGACATCCAGATTGTGCTCTCTAAGGCTGCTGCTTTGGCAggcaaaactttttaa
- the LOC105840594 gene encoding TBC1 domain family member 13 isoform X1: protein MSILRKRLSEFDDVLDADEINTASLSKICFHGIPDEPGGLRPLCWKLLLNYLPPTKSSWLETLKRKRELYNTFIEDLIVMPGGSNTDDKERVDVTLHDHPLNLNPDSKWQTYFKDNEVLLQIDKDVRRLCPDISFFQQGTDYPCEKIVNANGQQRLHHRVQHTVLKSANVERKGLGVTKQQIAVSVRKASEDYAPLDEGGEAHWEVLERILFLYAKLNPGQGYVQGMNEIVGPIYHAFACDPDPTWRKHAEADTFFCFTNLMAEIRDFFIKTLDEAEFGINSMMSKLTNQVRANDPDVWLRLHQQELCPQYYSFRWLTLLLSQEFPLPDVMRIWDSLFADENRFSFLIHICCAMILLVRDQLLAGDFATNVKLLQVRDIMYFITYIYYVYFNTYKNTYKNHLCETITM from the exons ATGAGCATTCTGCGAAAGAG ATTGAGCGAGTTCGATGACGTTCTCGACGCGGACGAAATTAACACGGCCAGCCTCAGTAAAATATGTTTCCACG gtataCCCGATGAGCCCGGTGGCCTGAGACCTCTGTGCTGGAAGCTATTGTTGAACTATTTACCACCGACAAAGTCTAGTTGGTTAGAGACTCTAAAGCGCAAAAGGGAATTGTACAATACCTTCATTG AGGATCTCATTGTTATGCCTGGAGGATCGAATACTGATGATAAAGAAAGAGTCGATGTGACGTTACACGATCATCCTCTTAATTTAAATCCAGACAGCAAGTGGCAGACATACTTTAAGGATAATGAAGTTCTACTTCAAATTGATAAAGATGTTAG ACGACTGTGTCCAGACATATCATTTTTTCAACAAGGCACTGATTATCCATGTGAAAAGATAGTGAATGCTAATGGCCAACAGCGTTTGCATCACAGAGTTCAACACACAGTACTGAAAAGTGCCAATGTCGAAAGAAAAGGCTTAGGAGTGACCAAG CAGCAG ATAGCAGTTTCTGTCAGAAAGGCTTCAGAGGATTATGCACCATTGGACGAAGGTGGAGAAGCACATTGGGAGGTTTTAGAAAGAATACTCTTTTTGTATGCTAAGTTGAATCCCGGCCAGGGTTATGTGCAGGGAATGAACGAAATAGTCGGACCTATATATCATGCATTTGCTTGCGATCCGGATCCCACATGGAGAA AACACGCTGAGGCGGAcacttttttctgttttactAATCTGATGGCCGAGATACGTGATTTCTTTATAAAGACGTTGGATGAAGCTGAATTTGGAATTAATTCGATGATGAgcaaattgaccaatcaagTTCGAGCCAATGATCCTGATGTTTGGTTGCGTCTACATCAACAAGAGCTGTGTCCGCAATATTATAGCTTTAG ATGGTTGACTCTCCTTCTTTCGCAAGAGTTTCCCTTGCCAGATGTTATGAGAATATGGGATTCCTTGTTTGCCGATGAAAACAGATTCAGTTTCCTTATACATATCTGCTGTGCCATGATCCT attagtGAGGGATCAGTTATTGGCCGGCGATTTTGCTACAAATGTTAAACTTTTACAGGTAAgagatataatgtattttattacatatatttattatgtgtattttaatacatataaaaatacatataaaaatcatttatgtGAGACAATCAcgatgtaa
- the LOC105840594 gene encoding TBC1 domain family member 13 isoform X3 gives MSILRKRLSEFDDVLDADEINTASLSKICFHGIPDEPGGLRPLCWKLLLNYLPPTKSSWLETLKRKRELYNTFIEDLIVMPGGSNTDDKERVDVTLHDHPLNLNPDSKWQTYFKDNEVLLQIDKDVRRLCPDISFFQQGTDYPCEKIVNANGQQRLHHRVQHTVLKSANVERKGLGVTKIAVSVRKASEDYAPLDEGGEAHWEVLERILFLYAKLNPGQGYVQGMNEIVGPIYHAFACDPDPTWRKHAEADTFFCFTNLMAEIRDFFIKTLDEAEFGINSMMSKLTNQVRANDPDVWLRLHQQELCPQYYSFRWLTLLLSQEFPLPDVMRIWDSLFADENRFSFLIHICCAMILLVRDQLLAGDFATNVKLLQVRDIMYFITYIYYVYFNTYKNTYKNHLCETITM, from the exons ATGAGCATTCTGCGAAAGAG ATTGAGCGAGTTCGATGACGTTCTCGACGCGGACGAAATTAACACGGCCAGCCTCAGTAAAATATGTTTCCACG gtataCCCGATGAGCCCGGTGGCCTGAGACCTCTGTGCTGGAAGCTATTGTTGAACTATTTACCACCGACAAAGTCTAGTTGGTTAGAGACTCTAAAGCGCAAAAGGGAATTGTACAATACCTTCATTG AGGATCTCATTGTTATGCCTGGAGGATCGAATACTGATGATAAAGAAAGAGTCGATGTGACGTTACACGATCATCCTCTTAATTTAAATCCAGACAGCAAGTGGCAGACATACTTTAAGGATAATGAAGTTCTACTTCAAATTGATAAAGATGTTAG ACGACTGTGTCCAGACATATCATTTTTTCAACAAGGCACTGATTATCCATGTGAAAAGATAGTGAATGCTAATGGCCAACAGCGTTTGCATCACAGAGTTCAACACACAGTACTGAAAAGTGCCAATGTCGAAAGAAAAGGCTTAGGAGTGACCAAG ATAGCAGTTTCTGTCAGAAAGGCTTCAGAGGATTATGCACCATTGGACGAAGGTGGAGAAGCACATTGGGAGGTTTTAGAAAGAATACTCTTTTTGTATGCTAAGTTGAATCCCGGCCAGGGTTATGTGCAGGGAATGAACGAAATAGTCGGACCTATATATCATGCATTTGCTTGCGATCCGGATCCCACATGGAGAA AACACGCTGAGGCGGAcacttttttctgttttactAATCTGATGGCCGAGATACGTGATTTCTTTATAAAGACGTTGGATGAAGCTGAATTTGGAATTAATTCGATGATGAgcaaattgaccaatcaagTTCGAGCCAATGATCCTGATGTTTGGTTGCGTCTACATCAACAAGAGCTGTGTCCGCAATATTATAGCTTTAG ATGGTTGACTCTCCTTCTTTCGCAAGAGTTTCCCTTGCCAGATGTTATGAGAATATGGGATTCCTTGTTTGCCGATGAAAACAGATTCAGTTTCCTTATACATATCTGCTGTGCCATGATCCT attagtGAGGGATCAGTTATTGGCCGGCGATTTTGCTACAAATGTTAAACTTTTACAGGTAAgagatataatgtattttattacatatatttattatgtgtattttaatacatataaaaatacatataaaaatcatttatgtGAGACAATCAcgatgtaa
- the LOC105840594 gene encoding TBC1 domain family member 13 isoform X2: protein MSILRKRLSEFDDVLDADEINTASLSKICFHGIPDEPGGLRPLCWKLLLNYLPPTKSSWLETLKRKRELYNTFIEDLIVMPGGSNTDDKERVDVTLHDHPLNLNPDSKWQTYFKDNEVLLQIDKDVRRLCPDISFFQQGTDYPCEKIVNANGQQRLHHRVQHTVLKSANVERKGLGVTKQIAVSVRKASEDYAPLDEGGEAHWEVLERILFLYAKLNPGQGYVQGMNEIVGPIYHAFACDPDPTWRKHAEADTFFCFTNLMAEIRDFFIKTLDEAEFGINSMMSKLTNQVRANDPDVWLRLHQQELCPQYYSFRWLTLLLSQEFPLPDVMRIWDSLFADENRFSFLIHICCAMILLVRDQLLAGDFATNVKLLQVRDIMYFITYIYYVYFNTYKNTYKNHLCETITM from the exons ATGAGCATTCTGCGAAAGAG ATTGAGCGAGTTCGATGACGTTCTCGACGCGGACGAAATTAACACGGCCAGCCTCAGTAAAATATGTTTCCACG gtataCCCGATGAGCCCGGTGGCCTGAGACCTCTGTGCTGGAAGCTATTGTTGAACTATTTACCACCGACAAAGTCTAGTTGGTTAGAGACTCTAAAGCGCAAAAGGGAATTGTACAATACCTTCATTG AGGATCTCATTGTTATGCCTGGAGGATCGAATACTGATGATAAAGAAAGAGTCGATGTGACGTTACACGATCATCCTCTTAATTTAAATCCAGACAGCAAGTGGCAGACATACTTTAAGGATAATGAAGTTCTACTTCAAATTGATAAAGATGTTAG ACGACTGTGTCCAGACATATCATTTTTTCAACAAGGCACTGATTATCCATGTGAAAAGATAGTGAATGCTAATGGCCAACAGCGTTTGCATCACAGAGTTCAACACACAGTACTGAAAAGTGCCAATGTCGAAAGAAAAGGCTTAGGAGTGACCAAG CAG ATAGCAGTTTCTGTCAGAAAGGCTTCAGAGGATTATGCACCATTGGACGAAGGTGGAGAAGCACATTGGGAGGTTTTAGAAAGAATACTCTTTTTGTATGCTAAGTTGAATCCCGGCCAGGGTTATGTGCAGGGAATGAACGAAATAGTCGGACCTATATATCATGCATTTGCTTGCGATCCGGATCCCACATGGAGAA AACACGCTGAGGCGGAcacttttttctgttttactAATCTGATGGCCGAGATACGTGATTTCTTTATAAAGACGTTGGATGAAGCTGAATTTGGAATTAATTCGATGATGAgcaaattgaccaatcaagTTCGAGCCAATGATCCTGATGTTTGGTTGCGTCTACATCAACAAGAGCTGTGTCCGCAATATTATAGCTTTAG ATGGTTGACTCTCCTTCTTTCGCAAGAGTTTCCCTTGCCAGATGTTATGAGAATATGGGATTCCTTGTTTGCCGATGAAAACAGATTCAGTTTCCTTATACATATCTGCTGTGCCATGATCCT attagtGAGGGATCAGTTATTGGCCGGCGATTTTGCTACAAATGTTAAACTTTTACAGGTAAgagatataatgtattttattacatatatttattatgtgtattttaatacatataaaaatacatataaaaatcatttatgtGAGACAATCAcgatgtaa
- the LOC105840594 gene encoding TBC1 domain family member 13 isoform X7, whose product MSILRKRLSEFDDVLDADEINTASLSKICFHGIPDEPGGLRPLCWKLLLNYLPPTKSSWLETLKRKRELYNTFIEDLIVMPGGSNTDDKERVDVTLHDHPLNLNPDSKWQTYFKDNEVLLQIDKDVRRLCPDISFFQQGTDYPCEKIVNANGQQRLHHRVQHTVLKSANVERKGLGVTKQQIAVSVRKASEDYAPLDEGGEAHWEVLERILFLYAKLNPGQGYVQGMNEIVGPIYHAFACDPDPTWRKHAEADTFFCFTNLMAEIRDFFIKTLDEAEFGINSMMSKLTNQVRANDPDVWLRLHQQELCPQYYSFRWLTLLLSQEFPLPDVMRIWDSLFADENRFSFLIHICCAMILLVRDQLLAGDFATNVKLLQGRWYSQNTRDCGY is encoded by the exons ATGAGCATTCTGCGAAAGAG ATTGAGCGAGTTCGATGACGTTCTCGACGCGGACGAAATTAACACGGCCAGCCTCAGTAAAATATGTTTCCACG gtataCCCGATGAGCCCGGTGGCCTGAGACCTCTGTGCTGGAAGCTATTGTTGAACTATTTACCACCGACAAAGTCTAGTTGGTTAGAGACTCTAAAGCGCAAAAGGGAATTGTACAATACCTTCATTG AGGATCTCATTGTTATGCCTGGAGGATCGAATACTGATGATAAAGAAAGAGTCGATGTGACGTTACACGATCATCCTCTTAATTTAAATCCAGACAGCAAGTGGCAGACATACTTTAAGGATAATGAAGTTCTACTTCAAATTGATAAAGATGTTAG ACGACTGTGTCCAGACATATCATTTTTTCAACAAGGCACTGATTATCCATGTGAAAAGATAGTGAATGCTAATGGCCAACAGCGTTTGCATCACAGAGTTCAACACACAGTACTGAAAAGTGCCAATGTCGAAAGAAAAGGCTTAGGAGTGACCAAG CAGCAG ATAGCAGTTTCTGTCAGAAAGGCTTCAGAGGATTATGCACCATTGGACGAAGGTGGAGAAGCACATTGGGAGGTTTTAGAAAGAATACTCTTTTTGTATGCTAAGTTGAATCCCGGCCAGGGTTATGTGCAGGGAATGAACGAAATAGTCGGACCTATATATCATGCATTTGCTTGCGATCCGGATCCCACATGGAGAA AACACGCTGAGGCGGAcacttttttctgttttactAATCTGATGGCCGAGATACGTGATTTCTTTATAAAGACGTTGGATGAAGCTGAATTTGGAATTAATTCGATGATGAgcaaattgaccaatcaagTTCGAGCCAATGATCCTGATGTTTGGTTGCGTCTACATCAACAAGAGCTGTGTCCGCAATATTATAGCTTTAG ATGGTTGACTCTCCTTCTTTCGCAAGAGTTTCCCTTGCCAGATGTTATGAGAATATGGGATTCCTTGTTTGCCGATGAAAACAGATTCAGTTTCCTTATACATATCTGCTGTGCCATGATCCT attagtGAGGGATCAGTTATTGGCCGGCGATTTTGCTACAAATGTTAAACTTTTACAG
- the LOC105833461 gene encoding transmembrane channel-like protein 7 produces the protein MSGGERKKRGCDRGHGWEEAGAEFYQESYPVAMEADLQQALQKDPSHIATLLPSKKSRVATAKRIRNDTKTTLRRRTSTRSRGTTTSRRMSTNVHDVAVSMLPDLSENLSNEERTWEEIMQIKAMPVCMSQKIQLKNQLQSATKLRLQGFEQLKWQRRKAWQQFRIRMKEAYTKMGLWNTSLKNIGGHFGMGVVAYFLFIKWLLYLNLLLFAIIFLLIVLPAIVLEVPQNEICSFNDTVSVTCCSELYRNKTDERNISKIMQDRFDYTMIFYGSYTHKIYESLSANFYYNSPLSYICAIICVFIVSLVAIVRSAAKGFRERVVEGEGQFYRYCNLIFGGWDYCINNKRSASIKHKALYNEMKAFLESERLEEERRNRTPEEETKLFFIRLFVNLIILTVLGGCGLFVYYIIDFSFAQLSAHDYDIFYEFLPYICIIVLNVAVPFLFRYLIALEHYNPSYVVEVTLYRTMFFRFASLAVLLTSLYNLVADKIPANECTNTKNNQPLCWESFVGQQLFKLYHTDMLMQFFMAFFINFPRSLIARHTQNKVLRFVGEQEFDLPKHALDIFYSQTICWLGCFFAPLLFMFAVFGTFILFYIKKFACLMNSTPSNKIYRASRSYCLFMFNLLICFILAMIPVGYSIAEIMPSKSCGPFRGLESVWSLLTMTFSQFPNWLQSALSFLCTAGFGIPAFVILSLLLYYYYVMWLANKHMVTVLKNQLVLEGHDKQFLLNRLSAFIKQQQDQNKFHQEQTNELNTFQHV, from the exons atgtcgggtggagagaggaagaaaagaggATGTGACCGAGGGCACGGATGGGAGGAGGCCGGTGCAGAATTCTATCAGGAGAGTTATCCAGTGGCCATGGAAGCAGATTTGCAACAGGCACTTCAAAAGGATCCCTCGCACATAGCGACTTTACTTCCTAGCAAGAAGTCTCGTGTCG CAACGGCGAAACGAATTCGCAATGATACAAAGACTACGTTAAGGAGGCGCACAAGCACTAGATCTCGTGGTACCACAACCTCAAGACGTATGTCGACTAATGTACATGACGTTGCTGTATCAATGCTGCCAGATCTGTCAGAAAACTTATCCAATGAAGAGCGAACCTGGGAGGAAATCATGCAGATCAAGGCTATGCCTGTATGCATGTCTCAGAAAATACAATTGAAGAACCAGCTACAG AGTGCTACAAAGCTAAGACTTCAAGGTTTTGAACAGTTGAAATGGCAGCGCAGGAAAGCCTGGCAGCAATTTCGCATTAGGATGAAAGAAGCTTACACCAAGATGGGACTGTGGAACACTAGTCTAAAGAACATAGGCGGACATTTTGGGATGGGTGTAGTAGcgtatttcttatttatcaaGTGGCTGCTATATCTAAATCTGCTTTTGTTTGCGATTATATTCCTGCTGATAGTACTGCCGGCGATTGTACTGGAAGTGCCACAAAATGAGATATGTTCGTTTAACGACACCGTTAGCGTAACCTGTTGTTCCGAGTTATATAGGAACAAGACTGACGAAAGAAACATATCTAAGATCATGCAAGATAGATTTGATTATACCATGATTTTCTATGGCTCGTACACGCACAAAATCTACGAGAGCTTAAGCGccaatttctattataattcGCCGCTATCCTACATCTGTGCGATCATCTGCGTCTTCATCGTTAGCTTGGTGGCGATTGTACGATCGGCAGCGAAAGGTTTCAGAGAGAGGGTTGTAGAAGGCGAGGGTCAGTTTTACCGATACTGCAATTTGATATTTGGTGGTTGGGACTActgtattaacaataaaaggtCCGCTTCTATCAAGCACAAAGCGCTGTATAACGAGATGAAGGCGTTTCTCGAGTCGGAGAGGCTAGAAGAGGAACGGCGAAATCGCACGCCCGAGGAAGAGACGAAATTGTTCTTCATACGTCtgttcgttaatttaataatattaactgtACTGGGCGGTTGTGGCTTGtttgtttattacataattgatTTCTCATTCGCTCAGCTGTCGGCGCACGATTACGATATATTCTACGAATTCCTTCCGTACATATGTATCATCGTACTCAACGTAGCAGTGCCATTCCTCTTCCGCTATCTGATCGCCCTAGAACATTATAATCCATCATATGTCGTTGAGGTGACGCTATACAGAACCATGTTCTTCCGATTTGCTTCTCTCGCTGTTCTATTAACGTCCTTGTATAATCTCGTCGCAGACAAAATTCCAGCTAACGAGTGCACCAATACAAAGAACAATCAGCCGCTATGCTGGGAATCATTCGTGGGACAGCAATTATTCAAGCTTTATCACACTGACATGCTCATGCAATTCTTTATGGCGTTCTTTATCAATTTCCCACGGTCGTTAATCGCGCGTCATACTCAGAACAAGGTTTTGCGTTTTGTCGGCGAGCAGGAGTTTGACCTGCCCAAACACGCGTTGGACATCTTTTATTCGCAAACGATCTGCTGGCTTGGCTGTTTCTTCGCCCCGCTGTTATTCATGTTTGCTGTATTCGGAACATTCatactgttttatataaagaaattcgCTTGCTTAATGAACAGCACACCGTCAAACAAGATTTACCGTGCCAGTAGGTCATATTGCCTGTTCATGTTCAATCTGCTGATCTGCTTTATCCTGGCAATGATACCAGTCGGCTATTCTATCGCAGAAATTATGCCATCAAAATCATGCGGGCCGTTCCGAGGATTGGAGTCCGTGTGGTCGTTACTGACCATGACGTTCTCGCAATTTCCCAACTGGCTGCAGTCAGCTCTATCCTTCCTGTGTACTGCTGGTTTCGGCATACCGGCATTCGTCATTCTCTCTCtacttctttattattattacgtcaTGTGGCTGGCGAACAAGCACATGGTAACAGTGCTGAAAAATCAATTAGTATTGGAAGGCCATGATAAACAGTTCTTACTAAACAGGCTCAGCGCCTTCATCAAACAACAACAAGATCAGAACAAATTTCACCAGGAGCAGACCAATGAGTTAAACACATTTCAACATgtataa